A stretch of DNA from Microbacterium croceum:
AGCTGCGCGCGTTCTCCGACGAGGTGCGGGCCTTCCTCGCCGCCGACGATCGAGGGACGATCGGCAGTCTGCTCGCCTGGCTCGCCAAGGCCGAGAGCACCGATGAGCTCATGCCCCGCCCCGAGCCGCCGGAACCCGGTGTGGTGCAGTTGCTCACGATCCACGGCTCCAAGGGACTCGAGTGGGATGCCGTGGCGGTCGTCCGGCTGGTCGTCGATGAGCTGCCCGGCCGCGTCTCCGACACCTCCGGGTGGTTCGGTTTCGGCGTGGTGCCGTTCGCGCTGCGTGGCGATCGCGATGCGCTTCCCACCTTCACCTGGGATCCGGAGTCGGCGATGGAGGGGGAGAGCGACCCCAAGAAGAGGCAGGCGCTGGCGCAGGCGTCGCTGTCCGGCGGCGTGACCAAGGCGAACCCGCACGGTGGCGCGCTCAAGCGCTTCAAGGATGCCTACCGGCAGTACCAGCAGCAGGAGGAGCGCCGGCTGGCGTACGTGGCCGTGACCCGAGCGCGCACGGACCTGCTTCTCAGCGGTTCGCACTGGGCCGGTCAGAAGTCCCCGCGCATGCCCAGCCCGTACCTGGTGGAGGCGATGGAGGTCCTCGGCCTCGAGGCCATCGAGCCGGTCGACCCGGAGGAGAACCCCTATGACGGGCCGGGATCGACGCTCAGCTGGCCTCTCGACCCCCTGGGCAGCAGACGGGCCGTGGTCACGACAGCGGCCGAAGCCGTCCGACGCGCTGCGACGCGGGGGGAGGATCTGCGACCCTCACCCGAACTGGCACGGCTGCTCGCCGAGCGGGAAGCGCGTCTGCGGGGGGCGGACGCCGTCGCCCCCACCCGGGTCCCTGCCTCCCGCTTCAAGGACTATGTGACGGACTTCTCCGGCACGCTGTCGTCGATCGTGCGACCGATGCCCGAGCGTCCGTATCGGCAGACGCGTCTGGGCACCCTGTTCCACGCGTGGGTGGAGCGTCGCTCCGAATTGGTCGGCGTCGGCAATCGTGTCGATGAGGCGCTGTGGGAGATCGATGAGGACGAGTCGTCCGCATCCGCACTCGATGCGTTCTCGAACGAACCCTCGGTCACGGCATCGGATGAGGCAGACCTCGCGGCGCTGCAAGCGACGTTCGAGCGCAGCGAATGGGGTCCGCTGCTGCCGATCGCCGTCGAGATCGAGATCGACTTCGCGCTGGGGGCGGGGATCCCTCACCTCGAGGCCGACCCGGAGCGTCGCGCCCATATCGTGATCTGCAAGCTCGACGCCGTATATCGCCGCGAGGATCGCGGCGGCCGCATCGAGATCGTGGACTGGAAGACGGGGAAGGCGCCGAAGACCCCACAGGAGCACGAGGAGCGCATGCTGCAGCTCGCGTTGTACCGGCTCGCGTATCACCGTCGCTTCGGCGTTCCACTCGATGAGATCGACGTCGCGCTCTACTACGTCGGCGACGACCTCGTCATCCGTGATGATCGGATCTACTCCGAAGAGGAGCTCTTCCAGCGCTGGAGCGCGGCCCGCGCTGCGCGCTGAGCCTCCTCGTCGTCCGTCGGCGTGTCGCCTGCGTCGGAGGCGTCGGCGGCGGGAGAGCGCAGCGGATGCGAATCCTCACGCACCCCCGCGGCGCCCGTGGTGCCGGCGAACAGCCCGCTCACCCCCGAGAGGTCCTCGGTCTCGATTGTGAGCATCTCCGCACGGCGGGCCGCGTTGGTGTGGTCGTCGCTGCCGATGTCGCGCGCGGTCGACGACAGCGGCTCCACAGGGCCGGTCTTGTCGGGGTCCGCGTCTGCATTCGTATCGAGCCACAGCTCGTCGGGATTGTAGGCGTCCGTCTGCATCGAGGTGTCGATCGCCGGGCCGGCCTCGACGGGCACGCGATCCAGCGCGTCCATCGCCGAGTCCACCCCCGTCCTGCGCGCGGCGATGACACTGAGGTCGTCGTCGCGCAGTCCGTCGGCAAGGGACTCCAGGAGCGCGGCCGCGTCGTCGACGATGTCGCTGCGGCGCATCGAGTCGCCGTGGACGAGCCAGCGTGCGAACTCCAGTTCCGCGAGCAGGCGCGCGCGTACCTCGAGAGCGGCGTCGGGAACCCGGTCCAGGCCGCTCGAGTAGGCGGCGTGCACGTCCGCCGCGGCATCCGGGGCAGCTGACAGCCAGGCAAGGTCGAGAGCGGGGTCTCCCACGGCGAGTCCGTGCCAGCCGACCAGTCCGGTGACGTGGGGGCCGCGCTCGGGATGATCGTCGAAGAGGAAGGACGTCGCTTGGACCCCGCCGAGCACCACGGTGGACTCGAAGCGCCAGAGGTCGTCATCGCCGACCGCCTGTCGCCAGCGCACCGTGAGGCGTGCGGGCACCCGCCCTGTCGCCGCGGCCTGGTCGATCAGACGGGCCAGCTCTTCCCTGCTCTCTTCCGCCGACTTCGAGACGAGGCCGGCGCTGCGCACGACGGAGGTGGGCAGCCCGTGCACCGCCGCGATCGCTGCGCCCATGGATTCGGCAGCCCCTCGGCCGGCCGGCACCA
This window harbors:
- a CDS encoding phosphotransferase, encoding MGRSPFTLAAAVTAALPGAEVTGARALTADADGRFDSAVATLADGRELAIRIADDDETARELAAEALALRALTTGARAMLPFSAPEYIGETRVGEGRALVTGLLPGFQIEPAMVPAGRGAAESMGAAIAAVHGLPTSVVRSAGLVSKSAEESREELARLIDQAAATGRVPARLTVRWRQAVGDDDLWRFESTVVLGGVQATSFLFDDHPERGPHVTGLVGWHGLAVGDPALDLAWLSAAPDAAADVHAAYSSGLDRVPDAALEVRARLLAELEFARWLVHGDSMRRSDIVDDAAALLESLADGLRDDDLSVIAARRTGVDSAMDALDRVPVEAGPAIDTSMQTDAYNPDELWLDTNADADPDKTGPVEPLSSTARDIGSDDHTNAARRAEMLTIETEDLSGVSGLFAGTTGAAGVREDSHPLRSPAADASDAGDTPTDDEEAQRAARAALQRWKSSSSE